In the Cellulomonas sp. C5510 genome, CCAGCCCGTTCCCCCGGGGGGACCTACGCTGGCCTGATGACGTCGTCCGCGCCGTCCGTGGACCGGCCGCCGCTCGCCCTGGTCCGGCGCGCCCGCCGGGTGAACCGGGCGCTCGCCGTCCGCTGGCCGGACGCCCGCTGCGAGCTCGACTTCCGGACGCCGCTCGAGCTGCTCGTGGCGACGGTGCTGTCCGCGCAGACGACGGACGTGCGGGTCAACCAGGTCACCCCCGCCCTGTTCGCGCGCTACCCGGACGCCGCGGCGTACGCGGGCGCGGACCTGGCGGAGCTCGAGGAGCTGATCCGGCCGACGGGGTTCTTCCGGGCCAAGGCCCGTTCCCTGCAGGGGCTCGGGCGGGCCGTGGTCGAGCGGTTCGACGGCGAGGTGCCCCCGCGCATGGAGGACCTGGTGACGCTGCCCGGGGTCGGGCGCAAGACCGCGAACGTGGTGCTGGGTGACGCGTTCGGGATCCCCGGCATCACGGTCGACACGCACGTCGGCCGCCTGGCCCGGCGCCTGGGCTGGACCACCGAGGACGACCCGGTGAAGGTCGAGCGGGACATCGCGGCCCTGATCCCGCGGGCCGAGTGGACGCTGCTCAGCCACCGGCTGATCTTCCACGGCCGCCGTACCTGCCACGCGCGCCGCCCGGACTGCGCGACCTGCCCGCTGACGCGGGACTGCCCGTCGGCGCTCGTCCGCGTGGCGGTGCCGCCCGTCCCACCGCCGACTGTGCCGCCGACGCCCGTCCCGCCCGCGCCCCGCGACCGCTAGGCAGGCATGCCCGGCCGCCTCGGGTCAGCCCAGGTCGCGGAGCCAGTCCCGCAGCACCGCGGTGACCCGGTCGGGCTCCTCCTCGGGCAGGTAGTGCCCGGCGCCGGACAGCATCTCGAACCGGTACTGCGAGCCGAGCGCCCGTCCGACGGGACCGTCGGCCATGGCGCGGGACACGGGGTAGCACCCGTCGGACCCGCCGTGCACCTGGAGCGTCGGCACCGGGGCGGCGGCGCGCAGGGCCTGGGCGTGGCGGCGGCCGTCGGCGCGTGCGCCGGAGCGGTAGAGCCACCGCACCTGCTCCAGGGCGGAGTGCGCCGCGAACGGCACCTGCGCGGCGCGCCGGTACAGCGCGAGCGCGGCGGGCTCCGGCCAGCGGGGCCCGCCCCACTCGCGCAGCAGGCGCGCCACCAGGTCGCCCCGGGTCATCGAGCGCTCCGGCAGGTACGGGAGCTGGATCGCCGCCATCCGGCGCGCGGCGCGGGCGCGCAGGCCGGAGCGCGGGTCCGCCCGGCGCAGCAGCGGGTGCGGGGAGGACACGGCCGCGACACCCCGGGTGAGGTCGGGGTGGTACGCGGGCATCGCCCAGGCGACGTCGCCGCCGCCCACACCGTGCCCGACGACGACGGCCCGGTCGCAGCCGAGCGACCGCACCACGCCCGCGACGTCCCGCGTCAGGGTGGGGACGTCGTAGCCGATCGGCGGCTTGTCCGAGCCGCCGGTCCCGCGCAGGTCCATCGCGACGACGCGGTAGCCGTCCTCCGCGAGCGCCGGCAGCTGGTGCCGCCACGCCCACCACAGCTCGGGCAGGCCGTGCAGCAGCACGACGAGGGGCACGTCACGGTCGTCCGGGCCCGCGACGGCGACGTGGAACCGTGCGCCGTTCGCGGGGACGAAGTGGTGCCGCCACGGGCCCTCGAGCAGCAGGGCGGAGGAGTCGACGGTCATCGGAGCCGAACCTACCGCGTCGGGGAGTCCTCCTGGGCCTGCCGGTGGTGCCGGTCGCGCCACGCGAGCGCGCCGCCGCCGAGCACCGCCGCGGTCGCGGACGCGACCAGGATGGCGACCTTGAGGTGCTCGTCGTGCGGGCTGCCGGCACCGAACGCGAGCTCGCCGATGAGCAGGGACACCGTGAACCCGATGCCGGCGAGGAGGCCCACCGCGCCGATGTCGCGCCAGTGCAGCTCGGGTGCGAGCTCGGCGCGGGTGAAGCGCGCGACGAGCCAGGTCGCGGCGAGGATGCCCAGGGGCTTGCCGACCACCAGCCCGAGCGCGACCCCCTGGGCCACCGGGTCGCCGAGCGCGGCGCCGAGCACGCCGTCCGCCAGCGGCACGCCCGCAGCGAACAGCGCGAACACCGGCACGGCGAAGCCGGCGGACACCGGTCGCCACCGGTGCTCGAGCCGCTCCGCGACGCTCTCCCGCTCACCGCTCCGGGCCAGGGCGGGCGCGGTGAGACCGAGGGCGACCCCGGCGATCGTCGCGTGCACCCCCGAGGCGTGCATCAGCGCCCACGCGGCGGCCGCGAGCACGAGCAGCGCGACCGTGACCACCGCTCCGGTCGCCCCGCGGCGGCGGACCCGCACCAGCGCGGCGAAGGCCGCGACGGCGAGCAGCGAGGCGCCGAGCCACACCAGGTGCAGGGCGTCGGTGTAGACCACCGCGATGATGACGATGCCGAGCAGGTCGTCCACGACCGCGAGCGTGAGCAGGAACGCCCGCAGCGACGTCGGCAGGCTGCGCCCGACGACGGAGAGCACCGCGACGGCGAACGCGATGTCCGTGGCGGTCGGCACCGCCCACCCCCGCAGCGTGTCGCCCCCGGCCCCGGCGTTCACGGCCACGTAGAGCAGAGCGGGCGCTGCCATCCCGCCCACCGCGGCCACGACCGGGACCACGGCGGTCCGCAGCCGGCGCAGCTCGCCGTCCACGATCTCGCGCTTGAGCTCCACGCCGACGACGAAGAAGAACACCGCCAGCAGGCCGTCGGTGGCCCATCCGGCGAGCGAGAGGTCGAGGTGCAGCGCGGACGGCCCGACCACGGTCCCGGAGACCGTGGCGTACGCGGCGGACCACGGCGAGTTCGCCCAGACCAGCGCCACGAGTGCGCCGGCCAGCAGGAGCAGGCCGCCGGTGCGTTCCGCCCGCAGGGTGTCGAGCAGGTTGCGCTCGCCGCCGGGCGTCAGCGCGGA is a window encoding:
- a CDS encoding alpha/beta fold hydrolase yields the protein MTVDSSALLLEGPWRHHFVPANGARFHVAVAGPDDRDVPLVVLLHGLPELWWAWRHQLPALAEDGYRVVAMDLRGTGGSDKPPIGYDVPTLTRDVAGVVRSLGCDRAVVVGHGVGGGDVAWAMPAYHPDLTRGVAAVSSPHPLLRRADPRSGLRARAARRMAAIQLPYLPERSMTRGDLVARLLREWGGPRWPEPAALALYRRAAQVPFAAHSALEQVRWLYRSGARADGRRHAQALRAAAPVPTLQVHGGSDGCYPVSRAMADGPVGRALGSQYRFEMLSGAGHYLPEEEPDRVTAVLRDWLRDLG
- the nth gene encoding endonuclease III is translated as MTSSAPSVDRPPLALVRRARRVNRALAVRWPDARCELDFRTPLELLVATVLSAQTTDVRVNQVTPALFARYPDAAAYAGADLAELEELIRPTGFFRAKARSLQGLGRAVVERFDGEVPPRMEDLVTLPGVGRKTANVVLGDAFGIPGITVDTHVGRLARRLGWTTEDDPVKVERDIAALIPRAEWTLLSHRLIFHGRRTCHARRPDCATCPLTRDCPSALVRVAVPPVPPPTVPPTPVPPAPRDR
- the nhaA gene encoding Na+/H+ antiporter NhaA → MPHPPATSPRSPRADRPRLFSALTPGGERNLLDTLRAERTGGLLLLAGALVALVWANSPWSAAYATVSGTVVGPSALHLDLSLAGWATDGLLAVFFFVVGVELKREIVDGELRRLRTAVVPVVAAVGGMAAPALLYVAVNAGAGGDTLRGWAVPTATDIAFAVAVLSVVGRSLPTSLRAFLLTLAVVDDLLGIVIIAVVYTDALHLVWLGASLLAVAAFAALVRVRRRGATGAVVTVALLVLAAAAWALMHASGVHATIAGVALGLTAPALARSGERESVAERLEHRWRPVSAGFAVPVFALFAAGVPLADGVLGAALGDPVAQGVALGLVVGKPLGILAATWLVARFTRAELAPELHWRDIGAVGLLAGIGFTVSLLIGELAFGAGSPHDEHLKVAILVASATAAVLGGGALAWRDRHHRQAQEDSPTR